In Ferviditalea candida, the genomic stretch CTTCACATGAACCGCGAACAGACGGTCAAACACTTCCTCCGGATATTCGGTAATCGGGCAGATTTGACCGGCGTTGCCGGCATTGCTGAAGATCACGTCAACCTTCCCCCATCGCGAAACCGCTTCTTTAAAGTAAGCCTGCACCTCATTCGCCCGGGTCACATCGGCCGCCTTCCAGCCGACCCGCTCCGAGCCGAGCTCATCGACGGCCTGCTGCAGCGCTTTGGGATCGAGGTCGACCAGCAGCACCTTCGCCCCCTCCTCAAGGAACAATTTGGCGGTTGCAAGACCGATGCTGCCTGCCCCGCCCGTAATGACACAAACCTTATCCTGCAATTGATTCATATAGAGATCACTCCTGTAAAATACAAATTTTTCTTTACCAAAATTCCGTTCCGCATGCATTTCTCCCAATAGCCTTTTGACTAACCGTAAGCCTTCACTTTCCCCCGCGAGTAGTAATCCATACCGATGACGACGACCAGCAGCACGCCTTTGATCAAGGACTGGTGAAAGCCCGGCACATTGAGCAACGACAGCGAATCGTCGAGAATGCCGAAAATAAACAGCCCCATGACGGTGCGGATGGCGCTCCCTTCTCCGCCCGCCAAGCTCGTGCCGCCGATGACCACACTGAAGATCACGGATAACGCGGCGCCTTCCCCGACAGTCGGCGAAGCCGAATTCAGCATCCCGGCAAGAAGTATTCCGCCGATTCCCGCGCAGAAACCGGAAATGACAAACACGCTGATCTTGTAAAATCTCACCGGAATCCCGCTGAGCCGCGCAACCTGCTCATCCCCTCCTACCGCATATACATTGCGGCCGAACTTGGTATTACGCAGAACATACTCCGTAATCACAAATAAAATGGCAAAAAGCCACAGCATGTTGGGAATCGACAGTGTGGAGCCGTTCCCCAGCCAGTCGAGAACCGGATCCATCGTCATGAGCGGGCGGCTCCCGGATACGGCCAACGCCAGCCCGTTAAAGAAAAACATCGAGCAAAGCGAGACCATGAAGGAGTTCAAGCCAAACCAGGTCACCAGCAGGCCGGCGAGCAATCCGGCCAATGCAGCGGATAGGACGACAATCAGGATGGCCGATCCGATTCCGGTATAGGGGGCAAGCTTCACGGCAAACACTCCCGAAAAGGCCATAACCGCACCCACCGACAAATCAAATTCCCCGGCCAGAATCACAAATGTCATGCCCAACGCCATAATGCCGAAAATGCTGCTTTGCGTCAGCAGGGTCGAAATGTTCTGCCAGGTCAAAAAATACGGAGCAAATAGGGAAGAGAGCACAAACATGATCAGCAGGATCAACAATACTTTTTGGTTGTAA encodes the following:
- a CDS encoding ABC transporter permease, producing MKVISNIYNQKVLLILLIMFVLSSLFAPYFLTWQNISTLLTQSSIFGIMALGMTFVILAGEFDLSVGAVMAFSGVFAVKLAPYTGIGSAILIVVLSAALAGLLAGLLVTWFGLNSFMVSLCSMFFFNGLALAVSGSRPLMTMDPVLDWLGNGSTLSIPNMLWLFAILFVITEYVLRNTKFGRNVYAVGGDEQVARLSGIPVRFYKISVFVISGFCAGIGGILLAGMLNSASPTVGEGAALSVIFSVVIGGTSLAGGEGSAIRTVMGLFIFGILDDSLSLLNVPGFHQSLIKGVLLVVVIGMDYYSRGKVKAYG